A window of Geobacter sp. contains these coding sequences:
- the pheA gene encoding prephenate dehydratase, whose protein sequence is MDDLKSLEVLRQDINAVDDRILELLNRRAGLVIEVGRLKTRENRDFHVPNREREIYERLAAVNPGPFPTEALRSVFREIISASLSLESPMKVAFLGPKATFSHLAAMQHFGLSAELVPQKAIPAVFEDVEKGRALYGVVPVENSTEGVVSHTLDMFMESDLKINAEVLLEVSHFLLSRTGRIEDVKKIYSHPQPLAQCRRWLADNLPNVPLVDVASTTLAAQIVSEDYSAAAIASQYAASLYDLKVVRERIEDQVNNVTRFLVIGSKVAEKCGNDKTSLMFSVKDEPGILYRMLAPFAQRGVNLSKIESRPNKTKAWEYVFFLDLVGHIADAPVAEAVEELKGFCQFVKILGSYPRAK, encoded by the coding sequence GTGGATGATCTGAAATCCTTGGAAGTGTTGCGTCAGGATATCAACGCGGTGGACGACCGCATCCTGGAACTGCTGAACCGTCGGGCCGGCCTGGTGATCGAGGTCGGCAGGCTGAAGACCAGGGAGAACCGCGATTTCCACGTGCCGAACCGCGAGCGGGAGATCTACGAGCGGCTGGCTGCCGTAAATCCGGGGCCGTTTCCCACCGAAGCCCTGCGCAGCGTTTTCCGCGAGATCATCTCTGCCTCGCTCTCCCTGGAGTCGCCGATGAAGGTGGCCTTCCTCGGTCCGAAGGCAACCTTCTCCCATCTGGCAGCCATGCAGCATTTCGGGCTCTCCGCCGAGCTGGTGCCACAAAAGGCGATCCCGGCGGTCTTCGAGGACGTGGAGAAGGGGCGGGCACTCTACGGCGTGGTGCCGGTGGAAAACTCCACCGAGGGGGTGGTTTCCCACACCCTGGACATGTTCATGGAGAGCGACCTGAAGATCAACGCCGAGGTGCTCCTGGAGGTCTCCCACTTCCTCCTCTCCCGCACCGGCCGGATCGAGGACGTCAAAAAGATCTATTCCCATCCGCAGCCCCTGGCCCAGTGCCGGCGCTGGCTTGCCGACAACCTTCCCAACGTGCCCCTCGTTGACGTGGCATCCACCACCCTGGCTGCCCAGATCGTCAGCGAGGATTATTCCGCCGCAGCCATTGCCAGCCAGTACGCCGCCTCGCTCTACGATCTCAAGGTGGTGCGGGAGCGGATCGAGGACCAGGTGAACAACGTCACCCGGTTCCTGGTGATCGGTTCGAAGGTGGCGGAGAAGTGCGGGAATGACAAGACCTCCCTGATGTTTTCGGTCAAGGACGAGCCGGGCATCCTCTACCGGATGCTGGCCCCCTTTGCCCAGCGCGGGGTCAACCTCTCCAAGATCGAGTCGCGCCCCAACAAGACCAAGGCCTGGGAGTATGTCTTCTTCCTCGACCTGGTCGGGCACATAGCCGATGCACCCGTGGCCGAGGCGGTGGAGGAGCTGAAAGGGTTCTGCCAGTTCGTCAAGATTCTCGGTTCCTATCCCAGAGCGAAATAG
- a CDS encoding prephenate dehydrogenase/arogenate dehydrogenase family protein codes for MPLINRLAIVGVGLIGGSLARILREKNEVGEVVGIGRGKENLERAVELGVIDRYCHDPREGVAGADMVFLATPVCTIADLVREIAPALAPGCVVTDGGSVKGEIVSACEPLMPEGRHFIGGHPIAGTEKSGVEASFAELYQGRRCIITPTERSDRRALETVVRMWELTGSEVVLMDVAKHDRVVAAISHLPHMVAYSLVNAVGEYDGCDENILKYSAGGFRDFTRIASSDPVMWRDIALMNRDSVLEMMDFFAGYYAELRELVAKGDGEALERFFARSKQYRDGLVAGTWS; via the coding sequence ATGCCATTAATTAATCGTCTTGCCATTGTCGGAGTGGGGTTGATCGGCGGTTCGCTGGCCCGGATTCTCCGCGAAAAGAATGAAGTCGGCGAGGTCGTCGGTATCGGCCGGGGGAAGGAGAACCTGGAGCGGGCCGTTGAACTCGGCGTTATCGACCGCTATTGCCATGACCCCCGTGAAGGGGTCGCGGGGGCGGACATGGTCTTTCTGGCCACGCCGGTCTGCACCATTGCCGACCTGGTCAGGGAGATTGCGCCTGCCCTTGCGCCCGGCTGCGTCGTCACCGACGGTGGCAGCGTCAAGGGGGAGATCGTCTCTGCCTGCGAGCCGCTGATGCCGGAGGGGCGCCATTTCATCGGCGGTCATCCCATTGCCGGGACCGAGAAGTCCGGGGTCGAGGCCTCGTTTGCCGAGCTCTACCAGGGGCGGCGCTGCATCATTACCCCCACTGAGCGCTCGGATCGGCGCGCCCTGGAGACGGTGGTCCGGATGTGGGAGCTCACCGGCAGCGAGGTGGTGCTGATGGACGTGGCAAAACACGACCGGGTCGTGGCGGCCATTTCCCACCTGCCTCACATGGTGGCCTACAGCCTGGTCAATGCCGTCGGCGAATACGATGGCTGCGACGAGAACATCCTCAAGTATTCCGCCGGCGGTTTCCGGGATTTCACCCGCATCGCCTCGTCGGACCCGGTCATGTGGCGCGACATCGCCCTGATGAACCGGGACAGCGTCCTGGAGATGATGGATTTCTTTGCCGGCTACTATGCCGAGCTGCGTGAATTGGTAGCCAAAGGGGACGGGGAGGCGCTGGAGCGCTTCTTCGCCCGGTCGAAACAGTATCGTGACGGGCTGGTGGCCGGGACCTGGTCCTGA
- the aroA gene encoding 3-phosphoshikimate 1-carboxyvinyltransferase — MQSYTVQPVQAVRGEIAVPGDKSISHRSIMLGSLASGTTTVRGLLRGEDNLATLRAFQAMGIGTEDDGDLLVIRGKGLHGLTEPTDVIDCGNSGTSIRLICGLLAAQKFFTVLTGDQYLRRRPMKRVIEPLSRMGAQIHGRAGGDKAPLAIVGKRLTGIDYASPVASAQVKSALMLAGLYADGETRVTEPSLSRDHSERMFRYFGADVTTFPGGVTVRGGCELEGREIVVPGDISSAAFFIVAALIVPGSELLIRGVGVNPTRTGILDILAAMGASIELVDQRELSGEPVADLLVRSSALKGIEIGGDVVPRAIDEFPVIAVAAALASGRTVIRDARELRVKETDRIAAMAANLRKAGVPVEETDDGMVIDGVEALSGCAAESCGDHRIAMSMLVAGLAARQAITVDDTECIATSFPTFLPLLEQVGICR, encoded by the coding sequence GTGCAGAGCTATACCGTACAACCGGTGCAGGCGGTCCGCGGAGAGATCGCGGTGCCGGGAGACAAGTCGATTTCCCACCGTTCCATCATGCTCGGCTCGCTGGCCAGCGGAACGACCACTGTCCGCGGTCTTTTGCGGGGCGAGGACAATCTTGCCACCCTGCGGGCCTTCCAGGCGATGGGGATCGGGACCGAGGACGACGGCGACCTCCTGGTCATCCGGGGGAAAGGGCTCCATGGGCTGACCGAGCCGACCGACGTCATCGACTGCGGCAATTCGGGAACCTCCATCCGCCTCATCTGCGGCCTGCTCGCGGCCCAGAAGTTTTTCACCGTTCTGACCGGCGACCAGTATCTGCGCCGCCGCCCCATGAAGCGGGTCATCGAGCCGCTCTCCCGGATGGGGGCACAGATCCACGGCCGTGCAGGTGGAGACAAGGCGCCGCTGGCCATCGTGGGGAAGAGGCTTACCGGCATCGACTACGCCTCGCCGGTGGCGAGCGCCCAGGTGAAGTCGGCCTTGATGCTGGCCGGGCTCTATGCCGACGGCGAGACCAGGGTGACGGAGCCGTCCCTTTCCCGCGACCATTCCGAGCGGATGTTCCGCTATTTCGGGGCCGATGTGACGACCTTTCCCGGCGGGGTAACGGTGCGCGGCGGCTGCGAGCTGGAAGGGCGCGAGATCGTTGTCCCCGGCGACATCTCCTCGGCCGCCTTCTTCATCGTGGCTGCCCTGATCGTCCCCGGTTCCGAGCTGCTGATCCGGGGGGTAGGGGTGAATCCTACCCGGACCGGCATCCTCGACATCCTCGCCGCCATGGGCGCATCCATCGAACTCGTCGACCAGCGGGAGCTCTCCGGCGAACCGGTGGCAGACCTCCTGGTGCGCTCCTCGGCTCTCAAGGGGATCGAGATCGGCGGCGACGTGGTGCCCAGGGCCATCGACGAGTTCCCGGTGATTGCGGTGGCTGCGGCACTCGCTTCGGGACGGACCGTGATCCGCGACGCCCGCGAACTGCGGGTCAAGGAGACTGACCGGATCGCCGCCATGGCGGCTAATCTGCGCAAGGCCGGTGTTCCCGTGGAAGAGACCGACGACGGCATGGTCATCGACGGCGTCGAGGCGCTCTCCGGCTGTGCTGCCGAGAGCTGCGGCGACCACCGGATCGCCATGTCCATGCTGGTTGCCGGTCTGGCAGCACGTCAGGCCATAACCGTCGACGACACCGAGTGCATCGCGACCTCGTTTCCGACCTTCCTCCCGCTTCTGGAGCAGGTGGGGATATGCCGATGA
- a CDS encoding (d)CMP kinase, producing the protein MPMSGQKLRPRGLIVAIDGPSGAGKSTITRHLAALLDYVHIDTGAMYRALALAVSRSGVPVDDDAQVLAVCKQSTVAFCRKQGQICVTLNGEDVSDLIRTPEISLLTSHIAGMRGVRELLLTLQREMGHDGGVVLEGRDIGTVVFPDADVKFFLSASPEERGRRRYLELKAKGEPVDLERTIAEVIARDNQDTGRDHAPLRQAEDAIAIDSTALSIDQVVERMAGVVKERQRSAGPAAA; encoded by the coding sequence ATGCCGATGAGCGGGCAAAAGCTTCGGCCCCGCGGGCTCATCGTTGCCATCGATGGCCCGTCCGGCGCCGGCAAAAGCACCATTACCCGGCACCTGGCCGCGCTGCTCGACTATGTCCATATCGACACCGGCGCCATGTACCGTGCGCTCGCCCTGGCCGTCTCTCGTTCCGGAGTGCCGGTGGATGATGATGCGCAGGTGCTGGCGGTCTGCAAACAGTCTACGGTAGCCTTTTGCCGCAAACAGGGGCAGATTTGCGTCACGCTCAATGGCGAAGACGTCAGCGACCTGATCCGCACCCCGGAGATCAGCCTGCTCACCTCCCATATTGCCGGCATGCGGGGGGTTCGGGAGCTGCTTTTGACCCTGCAGCGGGAGATGGGACATGACGGCGGCGTTGTCCTGGAGGGGCGCGACATCGGCACCGTGGTCTTTCCCGATGCGGATGTGAAATTCTTCCTCTCCGCTTCGCCGGAAGAGCGGGGGAGGCGACGCTACCTGGAGCTGAAGGCCAAGGGAGAACCGGTCGACCTGGAGCGGACCATAGCCGAGGTCATCGCCCGTGACAACCAGGATACCGGACGGGACCACGCACCGCTCCGTCAGGCAGAGGATGCCATAGCCATAGATTCGACGGCCCTTTCCATCGACCAGGTGGTGGAGAGAATGGCGGGGGTCGTCAAAGAGCGCCAGCGCTCGGCCGGCCCGGCTGCAGCCTGA
- the ispH gene encoding 4-hydroxy-3-methylbut-2-enyl diphosphate reductase: MEIIQAKQAGFCFGVKRATQMAFEAADKGGQTFTLGPIIHSPQVVQKLEEMGVRVLKKLSELDTGTIIIRSHGVTSEELEEAVCKELEIVDATCPFVKKAQEHVQSLSSAGYDVVVVGDADHPEVQGIVSYAKGKVYVVGSGEEAARLPRMGKIGVVAQTTQSFENLEDVVRECLKRAVEIRVFHTICDATAVRQEAAKELAKQVDCMIVIGGFNSANTKRLAEVCTELQPRTYHIETAQQLDPEWFVAVERVGVTAGASTPKWLIDEVMERINQLDKDKNG, from the coding sequence ATGGAAATCATCCAGGCCAAGCAGGCAGGTTTCTGCTTCGGTGTGAAGCGGGCGACCCAGATGGCCTTTGAAGCGGCGGACAAGGGGGGGCAGACCTTTACCCTCGGTCCGATCATCCATTCCCCCCAGGTGGTGCAGAAGCTGGAAGAGATGGGGGTGCGGGTCCTGAAAAAGCTTTCGGAACTGGATACCGGTACCATCATCATCCGCTCCCATGGCGTGACCTCCGAGGAGTTGGAAGAGGCGGTCTGCAAGGAGCTTGAGATCGTCGATGCCACCTGCCCCTTTGTCAAGAAGGCCCAGGAACATGTGCAGAGCCTTTCCTCGGCAGGGTACGACGTGGTGGTGGTGGGAGATGCCGACCATCCCGAGGTGCAGGGGATCGTCTCCTATGCCAAGGGAAAGGTCTACGTGGTCGGTTCCGGCGAAGAGGCGGCCCGGCTCCCCCGGATGGGGAAGATTGGTGTGGTGGCCCAGACCACCCAGTCGTTCGAGAATCTTGAGGATGTGGTGCGCGAGTGCCTGAAGCGAGCCGTAGAGATCCGGGTATTCCACACTATCTGCGATGCTACGGCAGTGCGCCAGGAAGCGGCAAAGGAGCTTGCCAAGCAGGTCGATTGCATGATAGTAATCGGTGGATTTAACAGCGCTAATACCAAGCGGCTGGCTGAGGTCTGTACCGAGCTTCAGCCCCGGACCTACCATATAGAAACAGCACAACAGCTTGATCCAGAATGGTTTGTTGCCGTTGAGCGGGTGGGGGTGACGGCCGGTGCGTCGACACCCAAATGGTTGATCGATGAAGTCATGGAACGAATCAACCAACTTGACAAGGACAAAAACGGTTGA
- a CDS encoding 30S ribosomal protein S1 — translation MSEDRNVDRRNDAPIKRFADVEDDHEQGAHGEFAELFNDSIKQLQVGEIVKGIVVQVNQDIVLVDVGYKSEGCIQASEFLDEDGALTIKVGDEVRVLFEREENERGYIVLSKKKAESHLAWEKVNAAGGEGGVIEGKITGKVKGGLTVDIGLAAFLPASQVDLRPSGNLDKYIGQSGMFKIIKMNRKRGNIVLSRRVLLEEERDKLKEQTLGNLAEGQVLEGIVKNITDYGAFVDLGGLDGLLHVTDMSWGRLNHPSDAVKVGEKLTVKVLKYDSAKGKISLGLKQTLPDPWITVNDRYQVGSIVEGKVVSLTEYGAFVALEDGVEGLIHVSEMSWTRRVRHPSEILTVGETVQAVVLGVDPNNRRISLGYKQTQVNPWTVIGDRYPVGTKIEGQIKNITDFGMFIGIEDGIDGLVHVSDISWTKRIKHPGEIFSKGQSVQAVVLNIDVEGERLSLGIKQLSPDPWSEIPQKYKPGSRIRGKVSSVTDFGIFLEIEEGIEGLVHVSELTQEKLATPKGFAEVGDELDAIVLNVDVNDRKIGLSIKSLQSAIEKAELEDYMGSQKEVTSNLGQLLREGFKKNGDN, via the coding sequence ATGAGTGAGGACAGGAACGTGGACAGAAGGAATGACGCACCGATCAAGCGCTTTGCCGATGTGGAGGATGACCACGAGCAGGGAGCGCACGGTGAGTTCGCCGAGCTGTTCAATGACAGTATAAAGCAGCTGCAGGTTGGTGAGATCGTCAAGGGTATCGTCGTGCAGGTCAACCAGGATATCGTCCTGGTCGATGTGGGATACAAGTCGGAAGGATGCATCCAGGCCAGCGAGTTCCTCGATGAGGACGGCGCCCTGACCATCAAGGTCGGCGACGAGGTCCGGGTCCTGTTCGAGCGCGAAGAGAACGAGCGCGGCTATATCGTCCTCTCCAAGAAGAAGGCGGAAAGCCATCTGGCCTGGGAAAAGGTCAATGCTGCCGGCGGCGAAGGCGGCGTTATCGAAGGGAAGATCACCGGCAAGGTCAAGGGTGGCCTCACCGTCGACATCGGGCTTGCCGCGTTCCTCCCCGCCTCGCAGGTCGATCTGCGGCCCAGCGGGAACCTGGACAAGTACATCGGCCAGTCCGGCATGTTCAAGATCATCAAGATGAACCGGAAGCGGGGCAATATCGTCCTGTCCCGGCGCGTGCTGCTGGAAGAGGAGCGGGACAAGCTCAAGGAGCAGACCCTGGGGAACCTTGCCGAAGGGCAGGTCCTGGAAGGGATCGTCAAGAACATTACCGATTACGGCGCATTCGTCGACCTAGGCGGTCTGGATGGCCTGCTGCACGTTACCGATATGTCGTGGGGGCGCCTCAATCACCCCTCCGATGCGGTGAAGGTCGGCGAGAAGCTGACAGTCAAGGTCCTCAAGTACGACAGCGCCAAAGGGAAGATCTCCCTCGGTCTCAAGCAGACACTCCCCGATCCCTGGATCACCGTGAACGACCGCTACCAGGTCGGTTCCATCGTCGAGGGAAAGGTCGTGAGCCTGACCGAGTACGGCGCTTTCGTCGCCCTCGAAGACGGCGTGGAAGGGCTGATCCATGTCTCCGAGATGTCGTGGACCCGTCGTGTCCGCCATCCCTCCGAGATTCTCACCGTCGGGGAAACCGTTCAGGCAGTGGTTCTCGGCGTCGATCCCAATAACCGCCGCATCTCCCTCGGCTACAAGCAGACCCAGGTCAATCCCTGGACGGTGATCGGCGATCGTTATCCGGTCGGGACCAAGATCGAGGGGCAGATCAAGAACATCACCGACTTCGGCATGTTCATCGGTATCGAGGACGGTATCGACGGCCTGGTGCATGTCTCCGACATCTCCTGGACCAAGCGGATCAAGCATCCCGGAGAGATCTTCAGCAAGGGACAGTCTGTCCAGGCTGTCGTGCTGAATATCGATGTCGAGGGTGAGCGGCTCTCCCTGGGGATCAAGCAGCTTTCCCCCGATCCCTGGAGTGAGATCCCGCAGAAGTACAAGCCCGGCTCCCGCATTCGCGGCAAGGTATCCTCGGTCACCGATTTCGGCATCTTCCTGGAGATCGAAGAGGGGATCGAAGGATTGGTCCATGTCTCCGAACTGACCCAGGAGAAACTGGCAACACCCAAGGGCTTTGCCGAAGTGGGGGACGAACTGGATGCCATCGTCCTGAACGTCGACGTCAACGACCGCAAGATCGGTTTATCGATCAAATCCCTGCAGTCCGCCATCGAGAAGGCAGAGCTGGAAGACTACATGGGGTCCCAGAAAGAGGTCACCTCGAACCTCGGCCAGTTGCTGAGGGAAGGGTTCAAGAAAAACGGCGATAATTAA
- a CDS encoding integration host factor subunit beta: MTKSELIDKVAESNASLTRKESEAIVNIIFDAMGDALRRGEKVEIRGFGSFTVRERSAREARNPKSGEIVKIPAKRVPFFKTGKELRERVDITS; the protein is encoded by the coding sequence ATGACCAAGAGTGAACTGATCGATAAAGTAGCAGAATCGAACGCTTCATTGACTCGCAAGGAGTCCGAGGCCATCGTCAATATCATTTTCGATGCCATGGGGGATGCACTGCGGCGTGGTGAGAAGGTGGAGATCCGCGGCTTCGGGAGCTTCACCGTGCGTGAGCGGAGTGCCCGCGAGGCCCGCAACCCCAAAAGCGGCGAGATCGTGAAAATACCCGCCAAGCGAGTTCCTTTCTTCAAGACCGGCAAGGAACTGCGCGAACGGGTTGACATCACGTCGTAA
- a CDS encoding tetratricopeptide repeat protein, which translates to MATLPVNENDTATFLKLLDIDPHERIGQLEQDVAVLSQEELIAKGLAAYRENDTLLALVCLERVEKAAETPELSSCLGFCLAKERGQYDRAISLCKSAMVKEPKTTHHYLNLARIYLMQGKKKEALATYQQGLQQGKDPEIITDLQLMGSRRRPVIPILQREHILNRSLGYLLNRNKHRQK; encoded by the coding sequence ATGGCAACACTTCCCGTAAACGAAAACGACACTGCCACATTTCTCAAGCTGCTCGACATCGACCCGCACGAACGGATCGGTCAACTGGAGCAGGATGTGGCCGTCCTCTCCCAGGAAGAACTGATTGCAAAGGGGTTGGCAGCTTACCGGGAGAACGATACGCTGCTGGCCCTGGTCTGTCTCGAACGGGTGGAGAAAGCGGCAGAAACCCCCGAACTCTCCTCATGTCTGGGTTTTTGTCTGGCCAAGGAACGCGGCCAGTACGATCGCGCCATATCCCTGTGCAAGAGCGCCATGGTCAAAGAGCCAAAGACCACCCACCACTACCTGAACCTTGCCCGCATCTACCTGATGCAGGGAAAAAAGAAAGAGGCTCTGGCAACCTACCAGCAGGGACTGCAGCAGGGAAAGGACCCCGAAATCATCACCGACCTGCAACTGATGGGAAGCCGTCGTCGCCCCGTCATCCCCATCCTCCAGCGGGAGCACATCCTCAACAGGTCGCTCGGCTACCTTCTGAACCGGAATAAGCATCGACAGAAGTAA
- the cysE gene encoding serine O-acetyltransferase: MEGTTKGDAMFARMREDIQSVFDRDPAARNVLEVFFCYPGLHAVWFHRIAHWFWNRQFYFLGRLISHFGRFFTGIEIHPGAKIGRKFFIDHGMGVVIGETAEIGDNVTMYHGVTLGGVSWEKVKRHPTLEDNVVVGSGAKVLGPFTVGNGAKIGSNSVVVKEVPPHATVVGIPGRVVMEVEKPHKRVDLEHGKLPDPEAKAISCLFDQIRELERKYADLATEHEELKKRLEKDGGV; the protein is encoded by the coding sequence ATGGAGGGGACCACGAAAGGGGACGCCATGTTTGCGCGTATGAGAGAAGATATCCAGTCGGTTTTCGATCGCGATCCAGCGGCTCGCAATGTCCTGGAGGTCTTTTTCTGCTATCCGGGACTGCACGCCGTCTGGTTTCACCGGATAGCCCACTGGTTCTGGAACCGGCAGTTCTACTTCCTGGGGAGGCTGATATCCCATTTCGGCCGTTTCTTCACCGGCATAGAGATCCATCCCGGCGCAAAGATCGGCAGGAAATTCTTCATCGACCATGGAATGGGGGTCGTGATCGGTGAGACTGCCGAGATCGGCGATAACGTGACCATGTACCATGGCGTCACCCTGGGAGGGGTGAGCTGGGAAAAGGTGAAGCGGCATCCAACCCTGGAGGATAACGTGGTGGTCGGCTCCGGGGCCAAGGTTTTAGGGCCGTTCACCGTCGGCAATGGGGCAAAGATCGGCTCCAATTCTGTTGTTGTGAAGGAGGTTCCTCCTCATGCCACGGTGGTCGGCATCCCCGGCAGGGTGGTCATGGAGGTGGAGAAACCGCATAAGCGTGTCGATCTTGAACATGGCAAGCTCCCTGACCCGGAGGCAAAGGCCATTTCCTGCCTGTTCGACCAGATCAGGGAACTGGAGCGCAAGTACGCAGATCTTGCCACTGAACACGAAGAGCTCAAGAAACGGCTCGAAAAGGACGGCGGTGTCTGA
- a CDS encoding Rrf2 family transcriptional regulator produces MRLSTKARYAVRAMVDLAIYSNGRPVTLKEIAGREEIPLSYLEQLFFRLKCVRLVESVRGPGGGYLLARDGSEITVGEIIAGVEEQLNPVACLDSGAAECSRMPACVTYSVWKGLGERIHSFLDSIRLADLAADARQRMEAGADRLGSETSAS; encoded by the coding sequence ATGAGGCTGTCGACAAAGGCCCGGTACGCGGTCAGGGCCATGGTCGACCTGGCGATTTACTCCAATGGTCGACCAGTTACCCTGAAGGAGATTGCCGGCCGTGAGGAAATCCCGCTCAGTTACCTGGAACAGCTCTTCTTCAGGTTGAAGTGTGTTCGGCTGGTGGAGAGCGTGCGTGGTCCCGGTGGCGGTTACCTGCTCGCCAGGGACGGCAGCGAGATCACCGTAGGAGAGATAATTGCCGGCGTGGAGGAACAGCTCAATCCGGTGGCGTGCCTCGATAGCGGCGCTGCCGAGTGCTCCCGGATGCCGGCCTGTGTGACCTATTCCGTCTGGAAGGGACTGGGCGAACGGATTCATTCGTTCCTCGATTCGATCCGGCTCGCCGATCTAGCTGCTGATGCCCGACAGCGAATGGAGGCTGGTGCCGACCGACTCGGATCCGAAACATCTGCTTCTTGA
- the mnmA gene encoding tRNA 2-thiouridine(34) synthase MnmA, with the protein MTIAQKARVAVAMSGGVDSSVTAALLSSQGYDVFGITMRVAPMTGQQAIDDAVLVAGRLGIAHHVVDLSTPFRESVLNPFVADYRAGRTPNPCARCNPLIKFGLLLDAAVALGADSMATGHYARIQRAEDGSCRLLKGVDAAKDQSYFLFGLRQEQLARVLFPLGGMTKTAVRTLAAELGLPVMEKAESQEICFIPDNDYVRFLEEEEGVPTLAGNIVTRQGELLGRHRGIHCYTVGQRRGLGIAFREPLYVLGVDPCRQEVIVGTRSELFRSGLRAGGFNWILPQALPRPATCKIRYRHHPVSCELSDNGDGRVLILFHAPEKGVTPGQAVVAYDGETVLGGGWIEEALEEC; encoded by the coding sequence ATGACCATTGCACAGAAAGCGCGGGTTGCGGTTGCCATGAGCGGCGGGGTGGATTCGTCGGTGACGGCGGCTCTGCTCAGCTCGCAGGGCTACGACGTCTTCGGGATCACCATGCGGGTAGCTCCCATGACTGGCCAGCAGGCGATCGACGATGCTGTACTCGTCGCTGGCCGCCTCGGCATTGCCCATCACGTGGTCGACCTCTCGACACCTTTTCGCGAATCAGTGCTGAATCCCTTTGTTGCCGACTATCGCGCAGGCAGGACCCCCAACCCGTGCGCCCGCTGCAACCCGCTGATCAAGTTCGGGCTCCTCCTGGATGCTGCGGTCGCTCTCGGTGCGGATTCCATGGCAACCGGGCACTATGCCCGCATCCAACGGGCAGAAGACGGCTCCTGCCGGCTCCTGAAGGGGGTCGATGCGGCTAAGGACCAGTCGTATTTCCTCTTTGGACTGCGCCAGGAGCAGTTGGCCAGGGTGCTTTTTCCGCTGGGCGGGATGACCAAGACCGCAGTCCGCACGCTCGCCGCCGAATTGGGGCTGCCGGTGATGGAGAAGGCGGAGAGCCAGGAGATCTGTTTCATCCCGGATAACGACTATGTCAGGTTCCTGGAGGAAGAGGAGGGTGTACCAACCCTTGCCGGCAACATCGTTACCCGCCAGGGCGAGCTGCTCGGCCGCCACCGGGGCATCCATTGTTACACCGTCGGTCAGCGACGGGGGCTCGGCATCGCCTTTCGCGAACCGCTCTATGTTCTGGGTGTCGATCCCTGCCGGCAGGAGGTGATCGTCGGCACCAGGAGCGAGCTCTTTCGCTCTGGCCTTCGCGCCGGCGGCTTCAACTGGATACTGCCGCAAGCCCTGCCGCGTCCGGCCACCTGCAAGATCCGCTACCGGCATCATCCCGTATCCTGCGAGCTGTCGGACAACGGCGATGGCCGAGTGCTGATCCTCTTCCATGCCCCGGAAAAAGGGGTCACACCGGGGCAGGCCGTTGTGGCCTACGACGGGGAGACGGTTCTGGGGGGGGGATGGATCGAGGAGGCGCTGGAGGAATGCTGA